A single window of Onychomys torridus chromosome 8, mOncTor1.1, whole genome shotgun sequence DNA harbors:
- the LOC118588392 gene encoding proline dehydrogenase 1, mitochondrial isoform X2, whose product MALRRVFLLRSAAPRVAGLSTEPQAGEQPAASPGAVRAWGAAEALRRPVPVVDFSNTQEAYRCRRSWELVRNLLVLRLCASPMLLAHHEQLFHVSRKLLGQRIFDRLMKMTVYGHFVAGEDQESIRPLIQHNKAFGVGSILDYGVEEDLSPEEAERKEMESCTSEAERDSSGTNKREKQYQVHPAFGDRRDGVICARTYFYANEAKCDNYMENLLQTIEASGGASDGGFSAIKLTALGRPQFLLQFSDVLTRWRRFFHQMAAEQGQSGRAAVDTKLEVVVLQESIAKMGIASRAEIKEWFTPETLGVSGTVDLLDWNSLIDSRTQLSRHLVVPNVQTGQLEPLLSRFTEEEEQQMKRMLQRMDVLAKKARESGVRLMVDAEQSYFQPAISRLTLEMQRRFNVDKPLIFNTFQCYLKDAYDNVTMDMELARREGWCFGAKLVRGAYMAQERARAVEIGYEDPINPTYEATNAMYHRCLNYVLEELKRRPRAEVMVASHNEDTVRFTLRRMEELGLHPDDGQVCFGQLLGMCDQISFPLGQAGFPVYKYVPYGPVMEVLPYLSRRALENSSIMKGAQRERRLLWQELYRRLRTGDLFHHPA is encoded by the exons ATGGCTCTGAGGCGCGTCTTCCTGCTGCGCTCGGCGGCACCACGTGTTGCCGGTCTCTCAACAGAGCCGCAGGCCGGTGAGCAGCCCGCCGCGAGCCCAGGGGCTGTGCGGGCATGGGGAGCTGCCGAGGCTTTGCGGCGGCCTGTGCCAGTCGTCGACTTCAGCAACACGCAAGAGGCGTACCGCTGTCggaggagctgggagctggtgcGCAACCTGCTAGTGCTGCGCCTGTGTGCGTCGCCGATGCTTCTGGCGCACCACGAACAG TTGTTCCATGTTTCCAGGAAGCTTCTGGGACAGAGGATCTTTGACAGACTGATGAAGATGACTGTCTATGGCCATTTTGTGGCTGGTGAGGACCAGGAGTCTATCAGGCCTCTGATTCAGCACAACAAAGCCTTTGGTGTTGGCTCCATACTGGACTATGGAGTGGAGGAAGATCTGAGCCCTGAGGAGGCGGAGCGCAAGGAGATGGA GTCATGCACttctgaagcagagagagacagcagTG gcACAAATAAGAGGGAGAAGCAATATCAGGTCCACCCTGCCTTTGGGGACCGCAGAGATGGTGTCATCTGTGCCCGCACCTACTTCTATGCCAATGAAGCCAAGTGTGACAACTACATGGAGAATTTACTGCAAACCATCGAGGCCTCAG GTGGAGCCAGTGACGGTGGTTTCTCGGCCATTAAGCTCACTGCACTGGGGAGACCGCAGTTTCTG CTGCAGTTCTCAGATGTGCTGACCAGGTGGAGACGGTTCTTTCACCAAATGGCTGCAGAGCAGGGACAGTCTGGCCGTGCTGCTGTCGACACGaagctggaggtggtggtgctcCAG GAAAGCATCGCAAAGATGGGCATTGCATCCAGGGCTGAGATCAAGGAGTGGTTCACACCAGAGACGCTGGGAGTGTCTGG CACTGTGGACTTGCTGGACTGGAACAGCCTCATTGACAGCAGGACCCAGCTCTCCAGGCACCTGGTGGTCCCCAATGTGCAG ACAGGCCAGCTAGAGCCCCTGCTGTCACGGTTcactgaggaggaggagcagcagatgAAAAGGATGCTGCAGAGGATGGATGTGCTGGCCAAG AAAGCCAGAGAGTCGGGAGTGCGGCTGATGGTAGATGCTGAGCAGAGCTACTTCCAGCCGGCCATCAGTCGCCTGACCCTGGAGATGCAGCGCAGGTTCAACGTGGATAAGCCGCTCATCTTCAACACATTCCAGTGCTACCTCAAG GATGCCTATGACAATGTGACCATGGATATGGAACTGGCTCGCCGTGAGGGCTGGTGTTTTGGGGCCAAGCTGGTACGTGGTGCATACATGGCCCAAGAGCGTGCCAGGGCTGTGGAGATCGGCTATGAGGACCCCATCAACCCTACATATGAGGCCACCAATGCCATGTACCACAG GTGCCTGAACTACGTTCTGGAGGAGCTGAAGCGCAGGCCCAGGGCAGAGGTGATGGTGGCTTCCCACAATGAGGACACAGTCCGCTTCACACTCCGCAG GATGGAGGAGTTAGGCCTGCATCCTGATGATGGCCAGGTGTGCTTCGGACAGCTGCTGGGGATGTGTGACCAAATTAGCTTCCCACTAG gccaggcaggatTTCCCGTGTACAAGTATGTGCCCTACGGTCCCGTGATGGAGGTGCTGCCCTACCTGTCCCGCCGTGCCCTGGAGAACAGCAGCATCATGAAAGGTGCCCAGCGAGAGAGGCGGCTGCTATGGCAGGAACTCTACAGGCGCCTGCGCACTGGCGACCTCTTCCACCACCCGGCCTAG
- the LOC118588392 gene encoding proline dehydrogenase 1, mitochondrial isoform X1 translates to MALRRVFLLRSAAPRVAGLSTEPQAGEQPAASPGAVRAWGAAEALRRPVPVVDFSNTQEAYRCRRSWELVRNLLVLRLCASPMLLAHHEQLFHVSRKLLGQRIFDRLMKMTVYGHFVAGEDQESIRPLIQHNKAFGVGSILDYGVEEDLSPEEAERKEMESCTSEAERDSSGTNKREKQYQVHPAFGDRRDGVICARTYFYANEAKCDNYMENLLQTIEASGGASDGGFSAIKLTALGRPQFLLQFSDVLTRWRRFFHQMAAEQGQSGRAAVDTKLEVVVLQESIAKMGIASRAEIKEWFTPETLGVSGTVDLLDWNSLIDSRTQLSRHLVVPNVQTGQLEPLLSRFTEEEEQQMKRMLQRMDVLAKKARESGVRLMVDAEQSYFQPAISRLTLEMQRRFNVDKPLIFNTFQCYLKDAYDNVTMDMELARREGWCFGAKLVRGAYMAQERARAVEIGYEDPINPTYEATNAMYHRCLNYVLEELKRRPRAEVMVASHNEDTVRFTLRRMEELGLHPDDGQVCFGQLLGMCDQISFPLGELGCPGSVQGGGRHMVSMGTQSCVCAGQAGFPVYKYVPYGPVMEVLPYLSRRALENSSIMKGAQRERRLLWQELYRRLRTGDLFHHPA, encoded by the exons ATGGCTCTGAGGCGCGTCTTCCTGCTGCGCTCGGCGGCACCACGTGTTGCCGGTCTCTCAACAGAGCCGCAGGCCGGTGAGCAGCCCGCCGCGAGCCCAGGGGCTGTGCGGGCATGGGGAGCTGCCGAGGCTTTGCGGCGGCCTGTGCCAGTCGTCGACTTCAGCAACACGCAAGAGGCGTACCGCTGTCggaggagctgggagctggtgcGCAACCTGCTAGTGCTGCGCCTGTGTGCGTCGCCGATGCTTCTGGCGCACCACGAACAG TTGTTCCATGTTTCCAGGAAGCTTCTGGGACAGAGGATCTTTGACAGACTGATGAAGATGACTGTCTATGGCCATTTTGTGGCTGGTGAGGACCAGGAGTCTATCAGGCCTCTGATTCAGCACAACAAAGCCTTTGGTGTTGGCTCCATACTGGACTATGGAGTGGAGGAAGATCTGAGCCCTGAGGAGGCGGAGCGCAAGGAGATGGA GTCATGCACttctgaagcagagagagacagcagTG gcACAAATAAGAGGGAGAAGCAATATCAGGTCCACCCTGCCTTTGGGGACCGCAGAGATGGTGTCATCTGTGCCCGCACCTACTTCTATGCCAATGAAGCCAAGTGTGACAACTACATGGAGAATTTACTGCAAACCATCGAGGCCTCAG GTGGAGCCAGTGACGGTGGTTTCTCGGCCATTAAGCTCACTGCACTGGGGAGACCGCAGTTTCTG CTGCAGTTCTCAGATGTGCTGACCAGGTGGAGACGGTTCTTTCACCAAATGGCTGCAGAGCAGGGACAGTCTGGCCGTGCTGCTGTCGACACGaagctggaggtggtggtgctcCAG GAAAGCATCGCAAAGATGGGCATTGCATCCAGGGCTGAGATCAAGGAGTGGTTCACACCAGAGACGCTGGGAGTGTCTGG CACTGTGGACTTGCTGGACTGGAACAGCCTCATTGACAGCAGGACCCAGCTCTCCAGGCACCTGGTGGTCCCCAATGTGCAG ACAGGCCAGCTAGAGCCCCTGCTGTCACGGTTcactgaggaggaggagcagcagatgAAAAGGATGCTGCAGAGGATGGATGTGCTGGCCAAG AAAGCCAGAGAGTCGGGAGTGCGGCTGATGGTAGATGCTGAGCAGAGCTACTTCCAGCCGGCCATCAGTCGCCTGACCCTGGAGATGCAGCGCAGGTTCAACGTGGATAAGCCGCTCATCTTCAACACATTCCAGTGCTACCTCAAG GATGCCTATGACAATGTGACCATGGATATGGAACTGGCTCGCCGTGAGGGCTGGTGTTTTGGGGCCAAGCTGGTACGTGGTGCATACATGGCCCAAGAGCGTGCCAGGGCTGTGGAGATCGGCTATGAGGACCCCATCAACCCTACATATGAGGCCACCAATGCCATGTACCACAG GTGCCTGAACTACGTTCTGGAGGAGCTGAAGCGCAGGCCCAGGGCAGAGGTGATGGTGGCTTCCCACAATGAGGACACAGTCCGCTTCACACTCCGCAG GATGGAGGAGTTAGGCCTGCATCCTGATGATGGCCAGGTGTGCTTCGGACAGCTGCTGGGGATGTGTGACCAAATTAGCTTCCCACTAGGTGAGCTGGGTTGTCCTGGGAGTGTGCAGGGGGGTGGGAGGCACATGGTGAGTATGGGCactcagagctgtgtgtgtgcaggccaggcaggatTTCCCGTGTACAAGTATGTGCCCTACGGTCCCGTGATGGAGGTGCTGCCCTACCTGTCCCGCCGTGCCCTGGAGAACAGCAGCATCATGAAAGGTGCCCAGCGAGAGAGGCGGCTGCTATGGCAGGAACTCTACAGGCGCCTGCGCACTGGCGACCTCTTCCACCACCCGGCCTAG
- the LOC118588392 gene encoding proline dehydrogenase 1, mitochondrial isoform X4, with the protein MALRRVFLLRSAAPRVAGLSTEPQAGEQPAASPGAVRAWGAAEALRRPVPVVDFSNTQEAYRCRRSWELVRNLLVLRLCASPMLLAHHEQLFHVSRKLLGQRIFDRLMKMTVYGHFVAGEDQESIRPLIQHNKAFGVGSILDYGVEEDLSPEEAERKEMESCTSEAERDSSGTNKREKQYQVHPAFGDRRDGVICARTYFYANEAKCDNYMENLLQTIEASGGASDGGFSAIKLTALGRPQFLLQFSDVLTRWRRFFHQMAAEQGQSGRAAVDTKLEVVVLQESIAKMGIASRAEIKEWFTPETLGVSGTVDLLDWNSLIDSRTQLSRHLVVPNVQTGQLEPLLSRFTEEEEQQMKRMLQRMDVLAKKARESGVRLMVDAEQSYFQPAISRLTLEMQRRFNVDKPLIFNTFQCYLKDAYDNVTMDMELARREGWCFGAKLVRGAYMAQERARAVEIGYEDPINPTYEATNAMYHRCLNYVLEELKRRPRAEVMVASHNEDTVRFTLRRSATLVEF; encoded by the exons ATGGCTCTGAGGCGCGTCTTCCTGCTGCGCTCGGCGGCACCACGTGTTGCCGGTCTCTCAACAGAGCCGCAGGCCGGTGAGCAGCCCGCCGCGAGCCCAGGGGCTGTGCGGGCATGGGGAGCTGCCGAGGCTTTGCGGCGGCCTGTGCCAGTCGTCGACTTCAGCAACACGCAAGAGGCGTACCGCTGTCggaggagctgggagctggtgcGCAACCTGCTAGTGCTGCGCCTGTGTGCGTCGCCGATGCTTCTGGCGCACCACGAACAG TTGTTCCATGTTTCCAGGAAGCTTCTGGGACAGAGGATCTTTGACAGACTGATGAAGATGACTGTCTATGGCCATTTTGTGGCTGGTGAGGACCAGGAGTCTATCAGGCCTCTGATTCAGCACAACAAAGCCTTTGGTGTTGGCTCCATACTGGACTATGGAGTGGAGGAAGATCTGAGCCCTGAGGAGGCGGAGCGCAAGGAGATGGA GTCATGCACttctgaagcagagagagacagcagTG gcACAAATAAGAGGGAGAAGCAATATCAGGTCCACCCTGCCTTTGGGGACCGCAGAGATGGTGTCATCTGTGCCCGCACCTACTTCTATGCCAATGAAGCCAAGTGTGACAACTACATGGAGAATTTACTGCAAACCATCGAGGCCTCAG GTGGAGCCAGTGACGGTGGTTTCTCGGCCATTAAGCTCACTGCACTGGGGAGACCGCAGTTTCTG CTGCAGTTCTCAGATGTGCTGACCAGGTGGAGACGGTTCTTTCACCAAATGGCTGCAGAGCAGGGACAGTCTGGCCGTGCTGCTGTCGACACGaagctggaggtggtggtgctcCAG GAAAGCATCGCAAAGATGGGCATTGCATCCAGGGCTGAGATCAAGGAGTGGTTCACACCAGAGACGCTGGGAGTGTCTGG CACTGTGGACTTGCTGGACTGGAACAGCCTCATTGACAGCAGGACCCAGCTCTCCAGGCACCTGGTGGTCCCCAATGTGCAG ACAGGCCAGCTAGAGCCCCTGCTGTCACGGTTcactgaggaggaggagcagcagatgAAAAGGATGCTGCAGAGGATGGATGTGCTGGCCAAG AAAGCCAGAGAGTCGGGAGTGCGGCTGATGGTAGATGCTGAGCAGAGCTACTTCCAGCCGGCCATCAGTCGCCTGACCCTGGAGATGCAGCGCAGGTTCAACGTGGATAAGCCGCTCATCTTCAACACATTCCAGTGCTACCTCAAG GATGCCTATGACAATGTGACCATGGATATGGAACTGGCTCGCCGTGAGGGCTGGTGTTTTGGGGCCAAGCTGGTACGTGGTGCATACATGGCCCAAGAGCGTGCCAGGGCTGTGGAGATCGGCTATGAGGACCCCATCAACCCTACATATGAGGCCACCAATGCCATGTACCACAG GTGCCTGAACTACGTTCTGGAGGAGCTGAAGCGCAGGCCCAGGGCAGAGGTGATGGTGGCTTCCCACAATGAGGACACAGTCCGCTTCACACTCCGCAG GAGTGCAACTTTGGTGGAGTTCTAA
- the LOC118588392 gene encoding proline dehydrogenase 1, mitochondrial isoform X3: protein MALRRVFLLRSAAPRVAGLSTEPQAGEQPAASPGAVRAWGAAEALRRPVPVVDFSNTQEAYRCRRSWELVRNLLVLRLCASPMLLAHHEQLFHVSRKLLGQRIFDRLMKMTVYGHFVAGEDQESIRPLIQHNKAFGVGSILDYGVEEDLSPEEAERKEMESCTSEAERDSSGTNKREKQYQVHPAFGDRRDGVICARTYFYANEAKCDNYMENLLQTIEASGGASDGGFSAIKLTALGRPQFLLQFSDVLTRWRRFFHQMAAEQGQSGRAAVDTKLEVVVLQESIAKMGIASRAEIKEWFTPETLGVSGTVDLLDWNSLIDSRTQLSRHLVVPNVQTGQLEPLLSRFTEEEEQQMKRMLQRMDVLAKKARESGVRLMVDAEQSYFQPAISRLTLEMQRRFNVDKPLIFNTFQCYLKDAYDNVTMDMELARREGWCFGAKLVRGAYMAQERARAVEIGYEDPINPTYEATNAMYHSTVARTRHPRVCSGPMAFSGYRTGLICPPAVSMCSHRAQLGSVPRN from the exons ATGGCTCTGAGGCGCGTCTTCCTGCTGCGCTCGGCGGCACCACGTGTTGCCGGTCTCTCAACAGAGCCGCAGGCCGGTGAGCAGCCCGCCGCGAGCCCAGGGGCTGTGCGGGCATGGGGAGCTGCCGAGGCTTTGCGGCGGCCTGTGCCAGTCGTCGACTTCAGCAACACGCAAGAGGCGTACCGCTGTCggaggagctgggagctggtgcGCAACCTGCTAGTGCTGCGCCTGTGTGCGTCGCCGATGCTTCTGGCGCACCACGAACAG TTGTTCCATGTTTCCAGGAAGCTTCTGGGACAGAGGATCTTTGACAGACTGATGAAGATGACTGTCTATGGCCATTTTGTGGCTGGTGAGGACCAGGAGTCTATCAGGCCTCTGATTCAGCACAACAAAGCCTTTGGTGTTGGCTCCATACTGGACTATGGAGTGGAGGAAGATCTGAGCCCTGAGGAGGCGGAGCGCAAGGAGATGGA GTCATGCACttctgaagcagagagagacagcagTG gcACAAATAAGAGGGAGAAGCAATATCAGGTCCACCCTGCCTTTGGGGACCGCAGAGATGGTGTCATCTGTGCCCGCACCTACTTCTATGCCAATGAAGCCAAGTGTGACAACTACATGGAGAATTTACTGCAAACCATCGAGGCCTCAG GTGGAGCCAGTGACGGTGGTTTCTCGGCCATTAAGCTCACTGCACTGGGGAGACCGCAGTTTCTG CTGCAGTTCTCAGATGTGCTGACCAGGTGGAGACGGTTCTTTCACCAAATGGCTGCAGAGCAGGGACAGTCTGGCCGTGCTGCTGTCGACACGaagctggaggtggtggtgctcCAG GAAAGCATCGCAAAGATGGGCATTGCATCCAGGGCTGAGATCAAGGAGTGGTTCACACCAGAGACGCTGGGAGTGTCTGG CACTGTGGACTTGCTGGACTGGAACAGCCTCATTGACAGCAGGACCCAGCTCTCCAGGCACCTGGTGGTCCCCAATGTGCAG ACAGGCCAGCTAGAGCCCCTGCTGTCACGGTTcactgaggaggaggagcagcagatgAAAAGGATGCTGCAGAGGATGGATGTGCTGGCCAAG AAAGCCAGAGAGTCGGGAGTGCGGCTGATGGTAGATGCTGAGCAGAGCTACTTCCAGCCGGCCATCAGTCGCCTGACCCTGGAGATGCAGCGCAGGTTCAACGTGGATAAGCCGCTCATCTTCAACACATTCCAGTGCTACCTCAAG GATGCCTATGACAATGTGACCATGGATATGGAACTGGCTCGCCGTGAGGGCTGGTGTTTTGGGGCCAAGCTGGTACGTGGTGCATACATGGCCCAAGAGCGTGCCAGGGCTGTGGAGATCGGCTATGAGGACCCCATCAACCCTACATATGAGGCCACCAATGCCATGTACCACAG CACAGTCGCCAGGACCCGACACCCAAGGGTATGTTCAGGCCCCATGGCCTTTTCTGGGTATCGTACTGGACTCATCTGCCCTCCTGCTGTAAGCATGTGTAGTCATAGGGCACAGCTGGGGTCTGTTCCTAGAAACTGA
- the Dgcr6l gene encoding protein DGCR6L isoform X1, translating into MDRYAGPGDEAADRTRQQERHYQLLSALQSLVKELPSSFQQRLSYTTLSDLALALLDGTVFEIVQGLLEIQHLTEKSLYNQRLRLQNEHRVLRQALRQKHLEAQQNCRPHNLPVLQAAQQRELEAMDHRIREEQQAMDRKIVLELDRKVADQQSTLEKAGVAGFYVTTNPQELTLQMNLLELIRKLQQRGCQVGKAAL; encoded by the exons ATGGACCGCTACGCGGGCCCCGGGGACGAGGCTGCGGACCGGACCCGGCAGCAGGAGCGACACTACCAGCTGCTGTCAGCGCTTCAGAGCCTGGTCAAGGAATTGCCCAG CTCCTTTCAGCAGCGCCTGTCCTACACCACGCTCAGCGACTTGGCCCTGGCGCTTCTCGACGGTACTGTGTTCGAGATCGTGCAGGGCCTTCTGGAGATCCAGCACCTCACCGAGAAGAGCCTGTATAACCAGCGACTGCGGCTGCAGAACGAACACCGAG TGCTCAGGCAGGCTCTGAGGCAGAAGCATCTGGAAGCCCAGCAGAACTGCCGGCCCCACAACTTGCCAGTgctccaggcagctcagcagcgTGAGCTGGAG GCCATGGACCATCGAATCCGGGAGGAGCAGCAGGCCATGGACCGCAAGATTGTCCTCGAACTGGACCGGAAGGTTGCTGACCAGCAGAGCACACTGGAGAAGGCAGGGGTAGCTGGTTTCTACGTGACCACGAATCCTCAG GAGCTGACGCTGCAGATGAACCTGTTGGAACTCATCAGGAAGCTGCAGCAGAGGGGCTGCCAGGTGGGGAAGGCAGCCCTGTGA
- the Dgcr6l gene encoding protein DGCR6L isoform X2 — protein MDRYAGPGDEAADRTRQQERHYQLLSALQSLVKELPSSFQQRLSYTTLSDLALALLDGTVFEIVQGLLEIQHLTEKSLYNQRLRLQNEHRVLRQALRQKHLEAQQNCRPHNLPVLQAAQQRELEAMDHRIREEQQAMDRKIVLELDRKVADQQSTLEKAGVAGFYVTTNPQVST, from the exons ATGGACCGCTACGCGGGCCCCGGGGACGAGGCTGCGGACCGGACCCGGCAGCAGGAGCGACACTACCAGCTGCTGTCAGCGCTTCAGAGCCTGGTCAAGGAATTGCCCAG CTCCTTTCAGCAGCGCCTGTCCTACACCACGCTCAGCGACTTGGCCCTGGCGCTTCTCGACGGTACTGTGTTCGAGATCGTGCAGGGCCTTCTGGAGATCCAGCACCTCACCGAGAAGAGCCTGTATAACCAGCGACTGCGGCTGCAGAACGAACACCGAG TGCTCAGGCAGGCTCTGAGGCAGAAGCATCTGGAAGCCCAGCAGAACTGCCGGCCCCACAACTTGCCAGTgctccaggcagctcagcagcgTGAGCTGGAG GCCATGGACCATCGAATCCGGGAGGAGCAGCAGGCCATGGACCGCAAGATTGTCCTCGAACTGGACCGGAAGGTTGCTGACCAGCAGAGCACACTGGAGAAGGCAGGGGTAGCTGGTTTCTACGTGACCACGAATCCTCAGGTCAGCACCTAG